The Prosthecobacter algae genome includes a region encoding these proteins:
- a CDS encoding tetratricopeptide repeat protein: MQPSLQKMASKRSNDDHEAEFSRLFWAARKEQTPLKGKALAPDVASKAAMAFADAQGWEWAKALIEASRVSRMGEFDKALKLAAETELKMPERWQGFLHFVRGSAFHGSGQHEEAIKSYRRVLDDPQFDQPGYAWTNLGLALLAKGEPDEAIKAYGKALEDPNYATHGNTWNNLGIALVAKGEPDEAIKAYGKALEDPNFTSPGIAWTNLGLVLAAKGEHGEAIKAYRQALADPNYATPGTAWTNLGIALRATGEHDEAIQAFRQALNDPNYHNPAKAWTNLAQTYVDAGKLEDAESAYQKALASADTHGGDHARARRGLQILRSKIVPTALSPDDRAMMARPTSGSDTAEIEDGIIAAINEAGDTQYDRYIKKVDSERDNTLSILRGWSSAVTLLEGSERRWRGGGYFLKWRGYGIVIDPGFDFLRNFHDAGYHGREIAAVVVSHNHPDHNSDLKHIDDLRYELYKRLASTKGPGSKPYVLLWDEDTSTATKFGFDKPQHQHPPIVMGSGFPQPLHLGEHPAKIPVRITPFKVNHGTDVQHALGMMVELLDNKGKTVLRIGYTADTAYFADLQQHLSKCDVLIAHISQPTIEELRDASKLKDVHLGYRGTARLLKECKPNLALIGEFWAGFTDLRIPLVKGLRQLSGVKDVLPAGLAMHLRLPSLDIECTECRKLTPFPEVKVAPPTDKFGSLAYLCQGCTLG, from the coding sequence ATGCAACCATCACTGCAGAAAATGGCCTCGAAGCGCTCCAACGATGATCACGAGGCCGAGTTCAGCCGCCTCTTCTGGGCTGCCCGGAAGGAGCAAACACCTCTCAAAGGAAAGGCATTGGCTCCGGATGTAGCATCCAAGGCCGCGATGGCCTTTGCAGATGCTCAAGGTTGGGAGTGGGCTAAGGCGTTGATCGAAGCGAGCAGAGTGAGTCGAATGGGAGAGTTCGACAAGGCTCTCAAACTTGCGGCCGAGACGGAGCTCAAGATGCCCGAGCGTTGGCAAGGATTCCTTCACTTTGTTCGTGGCTCTGCTTTTCATGGGAGTGGCCAGCACGAGGAGGCGATTAAGTCCTACCGCAGAGTCCTCGACGATCCTCAATTCGATCAACCTGGATACGCTTGGACCAACCTCGGCCTCGCACTACTAGCCAAAGGCGAGCCCGACGAGGCGATTAAAGCCTACGGCAAGGCTCTTGAAGATCCGAACTACGCGACACATGGAAACACTTGGAATAACCTCGGCATCGCACTAGTAGCCAAAGGCGAGCCCGACGAGGCGATTAAAGCCTACGGCAAGGCTCTTGAAGATCCGAATTTCACTTCACCTGGAATCGCTTGGACCAACCTCGGCCTCGTACTAGCAGCCAAAGGAGAGCACGGCGAGGCGATTAAAGCCTACCGCCAGGCTCTTGCCGATCCGAACTACGCGACACCTGGAACCGCTTGGACCAACCTCGGCATCGCACTACGAGCCACAGGCGAGCACGACGAGGCGATTCAGGCCTTCCGCCAGGCTCTCAACGATCCCAACTACCACAATCCCGCAAAAGCGTGGACCAATCTTGCTCAGACGTATGTTGACGCGGGAAAACTGGAGGATGCCGAGAGTGCCTACCAGAAAGCTCTTGCGAGCGCAGACACTCACGGTGGTGATCACGCTCGCGCTCGCCGCGGCTTGCAGATTTTGAGGTCGAAGATTGTTCCTACTGCGCTTTCTCCAGATGACCGTGCCATGATGGCAAGACCAACGAGTGGTAGTGATACTGCAGAAATCGAAGATGGGATCATCGCGGCTATCAACGAAGCCGGAGATACACAGTACGATAGATACATCAAGAAGGTTGATTCCGAGCGAGACAACACGCTGAGCATTCTGCGTGGCTGGAGCAGTGCCGTCACCCTTCTTGAAGGCTCGGAGCGGCGCTGGCGCGGTGGTGGTTATTTCCTGAAGTGGAGAGGTTATGGGATTGTGATTGATCCTGGATTCGACTTTCTGCGAAACTTTCACGATGCCGGCTATCACGGGCGGGAAATCGCTGCCGTGGTGGTGAGCCACAATCATCCCGACCATAACAGCGACCTCAAGCACATCGACGACCTCCGGTATGAACTCTACAAACGCTTGGCTTCCACGAAGGGACCTGGCAGCAAGCCTTATGTTTTACTATGGGATGAAGATACGAGTACTGCGACAAAATTCGGGTTTGATAAGCCCCAGCATCAGCATCCGCCAATAGTCATGGGAAGCGGGTTTCCGCAACCTCTCCATTTAGGCGAGCACCCCGCAAAGATTCCGGTGCGCATCACTCCATTCAAGGTGAACCACGGGACTGATGTACAGCATGCGCTGGGAATGATGGTGGAACTTCTCGACAATAAAGGGAAAACGGTTCTACGGATCGGCTATACAGCGGATACCGCATACTTTGCGGACCTTCAGCAACATCTCTCCAAGTGCGATGTTTTGATCGCACACATTAGCCAGCCAACCATCGAAGAGCTTAGAGATGCCTCGAAACTCAAAGACGTCCATTTGGGCTATCGCGGCACGGCGCGGTTGCTGAAGGAGTGCAAACCGAACTTGGCACTCATTGGTGAATTCTGGGCGGGATTTACGGACTTGCGCATTCCATTGGTCAAGGGTTTGCGCCAACTGTCTGGAGTGAAGGACGTACTACCTGCAGGCCTTGCGATGCATCTCCGGTTACCGTCCTTGGACATCGAATGCACAGAGTGTAGAAAGTTGACACCGTTTCCAGAGGTCAAGGTGGCTCCTCCAACAGATAAGTTCGGCAGTCTGGCTTATCTTTGTCAGGGCTGCACGCTCGGATAG
- a CDS encoding PHB depolymerase family esterase: MLRFSLLALLTAVFPLAAATPAAPEIKLGVRSTITFQGSIPQNSDEQYQMRLSDSDAPRPYDLSRETFEIIVPKGYKDSDPHGLFIWISPGEKPNLNPEWEKVLADEKLIFIGAVNSGNNREVPDRIRLAVDANHHLRQLYKVNPDRVYVSGHSGGARVASMIGVAYSDMFTGAACFMGVNYFRPTQGKGGMAYDRRYFPHPQMAQIAQQQNRFALITGDKDSNLDNTLAIYEQGFQSDDFKGVKLFQIPGQGHSAPEAKWLEKVIKFLDTGK, from the coding sequence ATGCTTCGTTTTTCTCTCCTCGCCCTCCTCACCGCCGTCTTCCCCCTCGCCGCCGCCACACCGGCGGCCCCGGAAATCAAGCTGGGCGTCCGCAGCACTATCACTTTCCAAGGCTCCATTCCCCAAAACAGCGACGAGCAGTACCAGATGCGGCTGTCGGATTCCGATGCCCCCCGGCCCTATGACCTCAGCCGTGAAACTTTCGAAATCATCGTCCCCAAAGGCTACAAAGACAGCGATCCTCACGGCCTTTTCATTTGGATCAGCCCCGGGGAAAAACCGAACCTCAATCCCGAATGGGAAAAGGTGCTGGCCGATGAAAAACTGATCTTCATTGGCGCTGTCAATTCTGGCAACAACCGCGAGGTGCCGGATCGCATCCGCTTAGCCGTGGATGCCAACCACCACCTGCGCCAGCTCTACAAGGTGAACCCGGACCGCGTGTATGTCAGCGGTCACTCCGGCGGGGCCCGGGTCGCCTCCATGATCGGCGTCGCTTATTCAGACATGTTCACCGGGGCAGCCTGCTTCATGGGTGTGAACTACTTCCGCCCCACCCAGGGCAAAGGCGGCATGGCTTATGACCGCCGTTACTTCCCCCATCCGCAGATGGCCCAGATCGCCCAGCAGCAAAACCGCTTCGCCCTCATTACCGGCGACAAAGATTCCAATCTCGACAACACCCTGGCCATCTATGAGCAAGGCTTCCAAAGCGACGACTTCAAAGGCGTGAAACTCTTCCAAATCCCCGGCCAAGGCCACAGTGCCCCCGAAGCCAAATGGCTGGAAAAGGTGATCAAGTTTCTGGATACAGGGAAGTGA
- the lysA gene encoding diaminopimelate decarboxylase: protein MHSFRYTEGELFAENVSLQSLAEQHGTPLYVYSKATITGHFTRLDAALGKLDHLICYAVKANSNLAVLSTIAKLGGGFDIVSAGELYRVIKAGGDASKCTFAGVGKTRDEIVYALEQGVYCINAESEAELRYINQVAGEIGKKAPVAVRVNPNVDAKTHAKITTGKSENKFGIEFENILDVYGRVAAEMPNLQIKGLQMHIGSQLTSVDPFVEAVKKVVPLVQEVKDKYGIQFFSIGGGIGINYKQSLDSGDEGWWQENSEVHPLTVQAYAEAVVPHLAPLGLRILCEPGRFMVGNAGVLLTKVLYEKRGAAKTFKIVDAGMNDLIRPTLYEGWHMITPLKQPTTDAVEKVDVVGPICETGDFLAQNREIPLVNEGDYLAVLSAGAYGFTMASNYNTRPMPAEILVDGDKATVVRERQTLEDVLKGEHIA, encoded by the coding sequence ATGCACAGTTTCCGTTATACCGAGGGCGAATTGTTCGCCGAAAACGTCTCTCTCCAATCCCTGGCCGAGCAACACGGCACGCCCTTGTACGTGTATTCCAAAGCCACGATCACGGGCCACTTCACCCGCCTGGATGCGGCATTGGGCAAGCTGGACCACCTCATCTGCTACGCGGTGAAGGCGAACTCCAACCTCGCCGTGCTGAGCACCATCGCCAAGCTGGGTGGCGGGTTTGACATCGTTTCCGCAGGCGAACTTTACCGCGTGATCAAGGCCGGGGGCGATGCCTCCAAGTGTACCTTCGCCGGTGTGGGCAAGACCCGCGACGAGATCGTCTATGCGCTGGAACAGGGCGTGTACTGCATCAATGCTGAGTCTGAAGCTGAGCTGCGCTACATCAACCAAGTGGCGGGCGAGATCGGCAAAAAGGCCCCCGTGGCCGTGCGTGTGAACCCGAACGTGGATGCGAAGACGCACGCGAAGATTACCACGGGCAAGAGCGAGAACAAATTTGGCATCGAGTTTGAAAACATCCTCGACGTCTATGGTCGTGTGGCTGCCGAGATGCCCAATCTCCAGATCAAGGGCCTCCAGATGCACATCGGCTCCCAGCTCACCAGCGTGGACCCGTTTGTGGAAGCGGTGAAGAAAGTGGTGCCACTCGTCCAGGAAGTGAAGGACAAGTACGGCATCCAGTTTTTCAGCATCGGCGGCGGCATCGGCATCAACTACAAGCAGAGCCTGGACTCCGGCGATGAAGGCTGGTGGCAGGAAAACAGCGAAGTGCATCCCCTCACCGTCCAGGCCTATGCCGAAGCCGTGGTGCCACACCTGGCCCCTCTGGGCCTGCGCATCCTCTGCGAGCCCGGCCGTTTCATGGTGGGCAATGCGGGCGTGCTTTTGACCAAGGTGCTCTATGAGAAGCGCGGTGCGGCCAAGACCTTCAAGATCGTGGACGCCGGCATGAACGACCTCATCCGCCCGACCCTTTATGAAGGCTGGCACATGATCACCCCCCTGAAGCAACCGACGACGGATGCGGTGGAGAAGGTGGACGTGGTGGGCCCGATCTGCGAGACCGGCGATTTCCTGGCGCAGAACCGCGAGATTCCCCTCGTGAACGAAGGCGACTACCTGGCCGTGCTCAGCGCGGGGGCGTATGGTTTTACCATGGCCTCCAACTACAACACCCGCCCGATGCCTGCCGAGATCCTGGTGGATGGCGACAAGGCCACCGTGGTGCGCGAGCGCCAGACGCTGGAAGACGTGCTGAAGGGCGAGCACATCGCCTAA
- a CDS encoding NAD(P)/FAD-dependent oxidoreductase, with product MNDPHLSPMPKTDYDVIIMGGAFSGSSAALLLKRDHPGLRVLVVERRVEFDRKVGESTSEVGGCFLTRVLHLGSYLSAHHYQKHGLRMWFCKSPQDSVEDCTELGPKFQSRLPTFQLDRSLLDEHVLKLAQEAGADLLRPATLREVNLAEDDSPHTVTVASMTAEGNKETRTYSTRWVIDASGKAAVLSKKLGLHRPLGDEHATSSLWCRYRNVNTLDSHKSRSMHPQLMKRAKASRASATNHLMGRGWWVWLIPLSNGDYSVGVVWDRSVFTLPEGPSLQARLHAHILQHPIGRLMFEDAEQIEGDTFYYKGLPYHTEQMAGNRWAMVGDAAGFIDPLYSQGLDYCGHTVYAVTQMIGKEAMGQDITETLNYLKGAYKRSYRLWFESLYKGKYEYMGDAELVRIAFIMDLGTYFVGPVRLVYDNPEYEFGRLPYDGPAGTFFAKFMALYNRRLNAMAKKRLAKGTYGLWNTGMDLTLGQSYTPDFSALRFLRWGIRLWLVAELRTLFGKAPKMMPARAEMPMEKAPMPSAA from the coding sequence ATGAACGATCCCCACCTGTCTCCCATGCCGAAGACTGATTACGATGTGATCATCATGGGCGGTGCCTTTAGCGGTTCTTCCGCGGCCCTCTTACTGAAGCGTGACCACCCTGGGCTGCGCGTGCTGGTGGTGGAGCGGCGGGTGGAGTTCGACCGCAAGGTGGGCGAAAGCACTTCTGAAGTGGGCGGCTGCTTTCTCACCCGTGTCCTGCACCTGGGCAGCTACCTCAGCGCGCATCATTATCAAAAGCACGGCCTGCGCATGTGGTTCTGCAAAAGCCCGCAGGACAGTGTGGAAGACTGCACGGAGCTAGGGCCCAAATTTCAAAGTCGCCTGCCCACCTTCCAGCTTGATCGCTCTCTTCTGGATGAGCATGTGCTGAAACTGGCCCAGGAAGCCGGGGCGGATCTACTGCGCCCAGCCACCCTGCGCGAAGTGAATCTGGCGGAAGATGACAGCCCCCACACCGTCACGGTGGCCAGCATGACTGCCGAAGGCAATAAGGAGACCCGCACCTACTCCACCCGCTGGGTCATTGATGCCTCTGGCAAGGCTGCCGTGCTTTCGAAAAAGCTGGGCCTCCACCGCCCGCTGGGCGATGAGCATGCCACCTCTTCCCTTTGGTGCCGCTACCGCAATGTCAATACGCTGGACAGCCACAAGAGCCGTAGCATGCACCCACAGCTCATGAAACGGGCGAAGGCCTCCCGCGCCAGCGCGACGAATCACCTCATGGGCCGTGGCTGGTGGGTGTGGCTCATCCCTCTATCCAACGGCGACTACAGCGTGGGCGTGGTGTGGGACCGCAGTGTTTTCACCCTGCCGGAGGGACCATCTCTCCAAGCCAGGTTACATGCCCATATCCTCCAGCATCCTATTGGTCGGCTCATGTTTGAAGATGCTGAGCAGATTGAGGGGGATACCTTTTACTACAAAGGTCTGCCCTATCACACGGAGCAGATGGCGGGCAATCGCTGGGCCATGGTGGGGGATGCAGCGGGCTTCATTGATCCCCTCTACAGCCAGGGCCTGGACTACTGCGGGCACACCGTTTACGCCGTCACCCAGATGATCGGCAAAGAGGCCATGGGGCAGGACATCACCGAGACGCTGAACTACCTCAAAGGGGCCTACAAACGCAGCTACCGCCTGTGGTTTGAATCCCTCTACAAGGGCAAGTACGAGTACATGGGTGACGCCGAGCTGGTGCGCATCGCCTTCATTATGGATCTGGGCACCTACTTCGTGGGTCCCGTGCGCCTGGTTTATGACAACCCCGAGTACGAATTTGGCCGCCTGCCGTATGATGGGCCTGCGGGCACCTTTTTTGCCAAGTTTATGGCGCTGTACAATCGCCGCCTGAATGCCATGGCCAAAAAACGCTTGGCCAAGGGCACCTACGGGCTGTGGAACACAGGCATGGACCTCACGCTGGGCCAGAGCTATACACCAGATTTTTCCGCCCTGCGCTTCCTGCGCTGGGGCATCCGGCTATGGCTGGTGGCTGAGTTGCGCACGCTCTTTGGCAAAGCGCCGAAAATGATGCCCGCGAGGGCCGAAATGCCCATGGAAAAGGCTCCCATGCCCTCCGCCGCCTAG
- a CDS encoding rhomboid family intramembrane serine protease, with translation MSWLPESKDHLPLTWWKGHPIYLSAMVAIGAVASMVFTAVLMAAAPATLEYLIFTFGDWARLHLWAPVTYALVNPPSFWLLISGVMFWRFGEAVERHLGRTSFIKLLVVLLLVSPLLITLASLLGPSRGCAGVTEIFFGTFIAFAALYPHVMLSLIFFSLEAWMLAAAIVGVNALMALAGRDWIGLLILAGHVGTAVAYIRYEQGILTLPKIPTFQATPPASRNAPKPTRSSGGNVNPTPAPKVKKHSPAVDDILDKISREGMHSLTPDERRILDQASEDLQKRKG, from the coding sequence ATGTCCTGGCTGCCTGAATCCAAAGACCATCTCCCCCTCACCTGGTGGAAGGGGCACCCCATCTACCTTTCAGCCATGGTTGCCATCGGGGCTGTGGCCAGCATGGTTTTCACTGCGGTGCTGATGGCCGCCGCACCCGCCACGCTGGAATACCTCATTTTCACCTTTGGCGACTGGGCACGACTGCACCTTTGGGCTCCGGTGACTTACGCGCTGGTGAATCCACCCAGTTTCTGGCTTTTGATCAGCGGCGTCATGTTCTGGCGTTTTGGCGAGGCGGTGGAGCGCCACCTGGGCCGCACCAGCTTTATCAAGCTGCTCGTCGTCCTCCTGCTTGTTTCACCTTTGCTGATCACCCTGGCGAGCCTCCTGGGTCCCTCGCGGGGTTGTGCCGGTGTGACGGAAATCTTCTTTGGTACCTTCATCGCCTTTGCTGCGCTTTACCCGCATGTGATGCTGTCGCTGATCTTTTTCAGCCTCGAGGCGTGGATGCTGGCCGCTGCCATCGTCGGTGTGAATGCACTGATGGCCCTCGCAGGCCGTGACTGGATCGGCCTGCTCATTCTGGCAGGCCACGTCGGCACGGCCGTGGCCTACATCCGATATGAGCAGGGCATCCTCACCCTGCCGAAGATCCCCACCTTTCAGGCCACGCCCCCGGCATCGCGGAACGCCCCAAAGCCCACACGCAGCAGCGGCGGCAACGTGAATCCAACGCCAGCCCCGAAGGTGAAAAAGCACAGCCCGGCGGTAGATGACATCCTGGACAAAATCAGCCGCGAAGGCATGCACAGCCTCACCCCGGACGAACGCCGCATCCTGGACCAGGCCAGCGAGGATCTGCAAAAACGCAAGGGCTGA
- a CDS encoding catalase: MPASSSSKPKTTTPGTDLPAETHQTTTDLKQTLTTNHGVPISDNQNSLKAGVRGPTLIEDFVLREKITHFDHERIPERIVHARGSGAHGYFQVYESLADITKAAFLQNPKTKTEVFVRFSTVAGGAGSGDMPRDVRGFAVKFYTSEGNYDLVGNNIPVFFIQDAMKFPDLVHSVKMEPDRGFPQAASAHDNFWDFVSLSPETMHMLMWTMSDRAIPRSLRMIEGFGVHTFRLVNAEGVSHFVKFHWRPKLGMAAVVWDEAVKINGADPDFHRRDLWEAIEKGDYPEWELGLQVFDEKTAAGLDFDVLDPTKLIPEEIIPLRMVGKLVLNRNPDNFFAETEQVAFLPSNIVPGIEFSNDPLLQGRLFSYQDTQLSRLGGPNFHQIPVNAPRCPVHNFQRDGLRQMQVPKGRVNYEPNSFDQGTPRENPHQGFASVPEELDGTKIRKRSETFSDHYSQARLFFRSMSTPEQNHIISAFAFELAKVETKPIRLRMLGHLANIDADLHEGVSYALGMQELAESILPAMAPRDLDPSPTLSMIHKAPVTLQGRKIGVLITDGFDSTLLMSLQQRAKKEKATVAVIAPKVGGAVDSEGTLFEADSPISGGPSIFYDAVVILASAEGAQDLATQAAAVNWVGDAFAHLKVIGHTPEAQPLLDKAGVLPCEGILPLPAEQALSKYIATAKKGRVWERECALRRPG, from the coding sequence ATGCCCGCCAGCTCTTCCTCCAAGCCCAAGACGACCACTCCAGGGACCGATCTTCCCGCCGAGACTCACCAGACGACCACGGATCTGAAACAGACGCTCACGACCAATCATGGCGTGCCCATCTCTGACAACCAGAACTCCCTCAAGGCCGGCGTTCGCGGGCCCACGCTGATCGAAGACTTTGTGCTACGGGAGAAGATTACCCATTTCGACCACGAGCGCATCCCGGAACGCATCGTCCACGCACGCGGCTCAGGCGCGCATGGTTACTTTCAGGTCTATGAATCCCTGGCCGACATCACCAAGGCCGCCTTTCTGCAAAATCCCAAAACGAAGACGGAGGTCTTTGTGCGATTCTCCACGGTGGCGGGCGGAGCTGGCTCGGGCGACATGCCCCGGGATGTGCGCGGTTTTGCCGTGAAGTTCTACACCAGCGAGGGCAACTACGACCTCGTGGGCAACAACATCCCCGTCTTCTTCATCCAGGATGCGATGAAGTTTCCAGACCTCGTCCATTCCGTCAAAATGGAACCTGACCGCGGCTTTCCTCAGGCGGCTTCGGCCCACGACAATTTTTGGGATTTTGTCTCCCTCAGCCCCGAGACCATGCACATGCTGATGTGGACGATGTCTGACCGCGCCATCCCGCGCTCGCTCCGCATGATCGAAGGATTCGGTGTCCACACCTTCCGCCTTGTCAATGCTGAGGGCGTCTCTCACTTCGTGAAATTCCACTGGCGACCCAAGCTGGGCATGGCTGCGGTCGTCTGGGACGAGGCTGTGAAAATCAATGGTGCCGATCCTGACTTCCACCGAAGGGACCTTTGGGAAGCGATCGAAAAAGGCGACTACCCAGAATGGGAGCTGGGGCTGCAGGTCTTCGATGAAAAGACGGCTGCCGGACTGGACTTCGATGTCCTGGATCCTACCAAACTCATCCCGGAAGAAATCATTCCGTTGCGCATGGTTGGCAAGCTGGTGCTCAACCGCAACCCGGACAACTTTTTCGCCGAGACTGAACAGGTGGCCTTCCTACCTTCGAACATCGTTCCCGGCATCGAGTTCTCGAACGACCCGTTGCTACAGGGCCGACTCTTTTCTTATCAGGACACGCAGCTTTCCCGGCTTGGCGGACCCAACTTTCACCAGATCCCGGTGAATGCCCCGCGCTGCCCCGTGCACAACTTTCAGCGCGACGGCCTGCGCCAGATGCAGGTGCCCAAGGGCCGAGTGAACTACGAGCCCAACAGCTTTGACCAGGGGACTCCGCGTGAGAATCCACACCAGGGTTTTGCCAGCGTCCCGGAGGAGCTGGACGGCACCAAAATCCGCAAACGATCCGAGACCTTCTCCGACCACTACTCCCAAGCCCGCCTTTTCTTCCGCTCCATGAGCACGCCCGAGCAAAATCACATCATCAGCGCCTTCGCCTTTGAACTGGCCAAGGTGGAAACCAAACCGATCCGCCTACGCATGCTCGGTCATCTGGCCAACATTGATGCCGATCTGCATGAGGGTGTTTCCTACGCGCTGGGCATGCAGGAGCTGGCCGAGTCCATCCTTCCTGCCATGGCTCCACGTGATCTGGACCCCTCTCCAACGCTCAGCATGATTCACAAGGCACCAGTAACTTTGCAAGGCCGTAAAATCGGCGTGCTGATCACCGATGGGTTTGATTCCACCTTGCTCATGTCCTTGCAGCAGCGGGCCAAAAAAGAAAAAGCCACCGTCGCCGTCATCGCCCCCAAGGTCGGCGGCGCGGTGGACAGCGAAGGCACGCTCTTTGAAGCAGATTCCCCCATCTCAGGCGGACCTTCGATTTTCTATGATGCCGTGGTCATTCTCGCCTCTGCTGAAGGTGCGCAGGACCTCGCCACCCAGGCTGCTGCCGTCAACTGGGTGGGCGATGCCTTTGCTCATCTCAAGGTCATCGGCCATACCCCAGAGGCGCAGCCCCTCCTGGACAAAGCCGGTGTTCTCCCCTGCGAAGGCATTCTTCCCCTGCCCGCTGAACAGGCCCTCTCCAAATACATCGCCACCGCCAAAAAAGGCCGTGTATGGGAACGCGAATGTGCCTTGAGAAGACCCGGCTGA
- a CDS encoding RNA polymerase sigma factor has product MPDAFEVQDCLQRVRSGDAAAAEALVVHLHPLVRRLVRNHLPRRESEEDLMQEVYGKLFQKLDSYRERDSIPFEHWVSRLTVRTCLDALRAEKARPEWRFADLSEGEADWMDYLLNRHAEPPTTPSTDAKAVVTRLLALLSPSDRLVLTLLDLEERSTQEIAQITGWTRPMVKMRAMRARHKLRALARQTMKSEFHKP; this is encoded by the coding sequence ATGCCAGATGCTTTCGAGGTGCAGGACTGTCTCCAGCGCGTGCGCAGTGGCGATGCCGCTGCGGCCGAGGCGCTGGTCGTCCATCTGCATCCGCTGGTGCGGCGGCTGGTGCGCAATCATCTGCCCCGGCGCGAGAGCGAGGAAGATCTGATGCAGGAGGTCTATGGGAAGCTGTTTCAAAAACTGGACTCCTATCGCGAGCGCGACAGCATCCCCTTCGAGCACTGGGTCAGTCGCCTCACCGTACGCACTTGCCTGGATGCCCTCCGTGCGGAAAAGGCGCGGCCGGAATGGCGCTTTGCCGACCTCAGCGAGGGCGAGGCGGACTGGATGGACTACCTGCTGAACCGCCACGCCGAACCGCCCACCACCCCCAGTACCGATGCCAAGGCAGTGGTCACCCGACTGCTCGCCCTGCTGTCTCCGTCAGACCGTCTGGTGCTCACCCTGCTGGACCTGGAGGAACGCTCCACTCAGGAGATCGCCCAGATCACCGGCTGGACACGGCCCATGGTGAAAATGCGCGCCATGCGGGCACGGCACAAACTGCGTGCCCTGGCGCGCCAAACGATGAAAAGTGAATTCCACAAGCCATGA
- a CDS encoding kelch repeat-containing protein, translating to MTARPILTISCLLAALYLLKAEASEWEKLPSLPEANGGFACGVDHGHVVVVGGTRWVNGEKKWLSSVHLFNPVKKQWKTSALELPSSMAYGVAGHSKEGFVFAGGSTGTKGFDSQGSFAGGHLVLRQGLPKTKPAVLAAGGMMGEKLIFVGGTPDAADLASLTKSVFALNPNGQVVPLPDYPGQPIGIAASATVGEQLFIFGGAHWDAAKQVVVNTSDAYAFAMETKSWRKLPSFPYAVRGLTAVALSDDLIYLAGGFKNDTEGFTDEAFLYDLRKNEYRPAKPLPYKAMVGLVVCDRQVYCLGGEDKQKSRTDACFRIPVADLIK from the coding sequence ATGACCGCGCGACCGATCCTGACCATAAGCTGCCTGCTGGCGGCTCTCTACCTGCTGAAGGCGGAAGCCTCTGAGTGGGAGAAATTGCCGTCGCTGCCAGAGGCGAATGGGGGCTTTGCCTGTGGGGTGGATCATGGACACGTGGTGGTGGTAGGCGGCACCCGCTGGGTCAATGGCGAGAAAAAATGGCTGTCCTCAGTGCATCTTTTTAATCCCGTCAAGAAGCAGTGGAAGACCTCCGCCTTGGAGCTGCCCTCATCCATGGCTTATGGGGTAGCCGGGCATTCCAAAGAAGGTTTCGTTTTTGCCGGAGGATCTACCGGGACGAAGGGCTTTGATTCTCAGGGCTCATTCGCGGGTGGCCATCTGGTCCTGCGTCAGGGGCTGCCCAAGACCAAGCCCGCCGTGCTGGCTGCGGGCGGGATGATGGGCGAAAAACTCATCTTCGTGGGGGGAACCCCCGATGCGGCTGACCTCGCAAGCCTAACCAAATCTGTTTTCGCGTTGAATCCCAATGGCCAAGTTGTGCCTCTCCCGGACTACCCCGGTCAGCCGATTGGCATCGCGGCTTCTGCCACGGTGGGAGAGCAGCTTTTCATCTTTGGCGGCGCCCATTGGGATGCGGCCAAACAAGTCGTGGTGAATACCTCGGATGCCTACGCCTTTGCCATGGAAACCAAGAGCTGGAGGAAGCTGCCCTCGTTTCCGTATGCGGTGCGGGGACTCACGGCGGTGGCTCTCAGTGACGATCTGATCTATCTCGCGGGTGGTTTCAAAAACGACACGGAGGGCTTCACGGACGAAGCCTTTCTCTATGATCTCCGGAAGAACGAATACCGCCCTGCCAAACCGCTGCCATACAAGGCCATGGTGGGGCTCGTGGTATGTGATCGGCAGGTCTATTGCCTGGGCGGTGAGGACAAACAAAAGTCCCGCACGGATGCCTGCTTCCGCATTCCTGTGGCGGACTTGATCAAATAA